The Heptranchias perlo isolate sHepPer1 chromosome 40, sHepPer1.hap1, whole genome shotgun sequence genome has a window encoding:
- the LOC137305520 gene encoding ferritin, lower subunit-like: MMQSQVRQNFHPESENGINKLISLEYYTSYVCLAMSFYFERDDVALENFVKFFHEMSETARTHADGLIEYQKQRGGRVHLQDIEKPTKREWRNGLEATQYALELQKNINKSLLDLHHLASNKDDPQMCNFLESNFLSHSVEIIKKLGDYITSLKRLSVGQTSGMGEYLFNKHTLG, encoded by the exons ATGATGCAGTCTCAGGTGAGACAGaactttcacccagagagtgagaACGGCATCAACAAACTCATCAGCCTCGAGTACTACACCTCATACGTGTGCCTCGCCATG TCGTTCTATTTTGAACGGGATGATGTTGCACTGGAGAATTTTGTGAAGTTTTTCCACGAGATGTCGGAAACTGCACGCACGCACGCTGATGGACTGATCGAATACCAGAAGCAGCGAGGGGGTCGAGTCCACCTCCAGGATATCGAG AAACCAACAAAGAGAGAGTGGAGGAACGGGCTGGAGGCCACTCAGTATGCTCTCGAATTACAGAAAAACATCAACAAGTCTCTCCTTGACCTACACCACCTGGCTTCCAATAAGGATGACCCTCAG atGTGCAATTTCCTCGAGTCCAATTTCTTGAGCCACAGTGTAGAAATCATTAAGAAGCTGGGAGATTACATCACAAGCCTCAAGAGATTGAGCGTGGGACAGACCAGTGGGATGGGCGAGTACCTGTTTAATAAGCACACCCTTGGATGA